The genomic interval TTCTGGTTTCCAAGTAAGTCGCAAATATTCTCCTTCGACCAGTTCCTTAGCCACACTCAGTCGTCTGCTCATCACAGGGCTACTCTGTTGTTCTTTAGGCAGAAGACAGTTCTGACAGTAGCCATCCCAGTCCTGAAAGCCCAGGAATTGTGCCAGAATATCCAGTGTTGCCTTTCGCGGAGAAACATCTTCGTTGATATAGCCCCAAAAGCGCATCAGCGTGGTGCGGCTGACAAGAATATGCAACCGTTCATAAAGTCGCTCTCGCAGGAACTCGAAGTCCTTCGGGGTCTGCAGTTTCTTTTTCAGTGCCGTTTCAATTTCCGAACGGAGTTTTTCACAGGTTCCTATTTGCTGATACTGACTATTCTTTTTCTCCATTTCGCAACAATAGCTTCGTTGTGTCGATACATTACTTTTCTTATCTCATCCTTCTCAGCGTCGCTAAAAGAAGAATCCATCTGTTTAAAATAATTCTCTATTGCTCTTTCGCCCGACTGACTTCTGAACGTAAAGTCGCTCCATATATAGAGAATATTGGTCAGTGTGTCCAGATGCTTGTCGATGTTTGTCTGACGCATGGTTTTGTCAATGAGAGCCTTCCCTTTGCTGATGGCATTCTCTACTTTTATCCTACTCGTTTCCAAGGCGATTTCTCTCTGTCTCTGCTGCTGGTTGTAAAACTTTAGTTCTGTTGTAGAATCACCCAACTGCTTCAGCTTTTGCTGTTGCGCTTCCAGTTGTTGCTGATAGCTTGCGTGAATTGCAGCCAGTCTTTCGTCCTGTTCCTTGGCCCTTCGCATTTGTAAGCCTATTAGCAGTATCAGAGCCATGATGAGTATAGCCCCCAACCATACGGCCATTCTCCTGATACGACTGTTAGTTGAACGGATAGCATGTTGCAGTTCAGCCATTTGCTGATAACGATGATCGATGGGCCGTAAACACCTTTTTATTATATAATGGTATCGCCATCCCAATTTCATTTGCTGCATGATGATGCCCAAGCTGTAGATGTCGTTGCGCGCATCGGCCACAGTCGTCTGCATCTGTTCCGGCGACATATAACGTGGCGTTCCTGCTGGTTGTTTCAATATGGTGTGGCTATCTGTGTCAGCCAGTCCGAGGTCTATCAGCTTCACATGACTGCCGTTGCCTGTGACGATAATGTTTGTAGGCTTCAAGTCGCGGTGAACAATGCCTTTCGTATGGAGATAGGACATAGCATCCATGATCTCTTGCACCACCCTGAGCCTCATCCGTCGTGAAGGCTTTTCTGCCAGCCACTCCTTGAGTGTCACGCCATCGACATACTCCATCACGATGCAGCGTCCCAGGCCTTCAACAACCTCTATGCCGTAAGCCGCCACCACATTCGGATGCTGCAGCAGCATCAGTATCTCCAGCTCCTTGCGCAGCCGTTGCTGATAGCCCGCTTCTGCTGCCACCTCCTTGCGCAGTCCCTTCAGCAGCCACCAGCGCCCATAGCGCTTAGCTTTTGCCACGACGTTGACTTCCGATGTGCTCAGAATCTTCACATCAGTAAACGTCTGGCTGATGCCCTCGAACGAATCCAAGATATAGCCCGAAGCGGAAGAGTCGTAATGATGCGTCATTGCTGATATGTCATTTTAAATCCATTTCCAGAACCACTCAGCCAGAGGTGATGGACAACTGAGCAGCCCACCGTTTGACTGTAGATTAAGGAAAGAGAAGCGGATGCGGTGCAGAGGATGATATTTGTCGTTATACACACTCAGGCTCCTCCCGCTGATGCAGTTTTCGGCTTTCACCTCAATAGGAATAATCTCGTCCTTCCACTGAATCAGCAGTTCCAATTCTGCTTTGCTATCAGGCGACCAATAATGTGGCATTTGATTGTTCATCATCGGCATTAGCGATTGCAACACAGCATTCTCTGCCATAGCGCCCTTGAATTCTGTATAGTTGGAACTAGAATCCATGATGGTACTGGCAGGCAGATGAGCAAGCTGACGCAACAGGCCACAATCGCAGGCATATACCTTAAAGGCATCTGGCTCTTCATAGGCCTTCAACGGCATGCCTGGCTTGGAAACGTTGTTGATGCGATAAATCATGCCTGCATCTTCTAACCATAGCAACGAATCCTCATAATCTTTGGAGCGAGCCCCCGTCTTGATAACCTTGAATATGAACTTACGGTTCTCTTTACCCAACTGTGAAGGCAAGGAGTGCCAGATGGCACGAATACGTGGAATTTCACGTGGTTCTGCATACTTGGCAAAATCGAGTTCGTACAAATCCAAAATGCCTTGTAGGACATCGTCCACAGATTGCATTCCTTGATTGTTGAGCATGGCAACAACAGCTTCAGGCATTCCTCCGCATATCATGTAACGGCGATATTCCAATTTCAGTTTGTTCAATATAATCTCAGGAAGATGGGTGGGCGATTCTATTCCTTCCACATATTCAAATGTCTGTTCATCACTGACGCGCAGAAATTCCCGGAACGAGACAGGATACATTCTCATGACCCGAACCTTGCCTACGGGAACAGTCATCCTGCGCCTTTTGACAGCCACCCCAAGCAATGAACCCGCAGCAATGATATGATATTGCGGAGCTTCCTCACAGAAATATTTGAGACTATTCAGAGCCTCCTCACACTCCTGAATCTCGTCAAAAATAAGCAATGTCTTCCCTGCTATCAATGGAACATCACAATACAGGGCCAGTTCCTTGATAATGCGATCAGGACTTTTTGAAACTTGAAAGACAGTTTTCAGTTCTGGCTGTCGGT from Prevotella sp. E13-27 carries:
- a CDS encoding serine/threonine protein kinase, whose protein sequence is MTHHYDSSASGYILDSFEGISQTFTDVKILSTSEVNVVAKAKRYGRWWLLKGLRKEVAAEAGYQQRLRKELEILMLLQHPNVVAAYGIEVVEGLGRCIVMEYVDGVTLKEWLAEKPSRRMRLRVVQEIMDAMSYLHTKGIVHRDLKPTNIIVTGNGSHVKLIDLGLADTDSHTILKQPAGTPRYMSPEQMQTTVADARNDIYSLGIIMQQMKLGWRYHYIIKRCLRPIDHRYQQMAELQHAIRSTNSRIRRMAVWLGAILIMALILLIGLQMRRAKEQDERLAAIHASYQQQLEAQQQKLKQLGDSTTELKFYNQQQRQREIALETSRIKVENAISKGKALIDKTMRQTNIDKHLDTLTNILYIWSDFTFRSQSGERAIENYFKQMDSSFSDAEKDEIRKVMYRHNEAIVAKWRKRIVSISK
- a CDS encoding ATP-binding protein — protein: MDIRRDIIADFKQWKDGPQRKPILLQGARQIGKTWVMEAFGKECFEQYARFDFDRQPELKTVFQVSKSPDRIIKELALYCDVPLIAGKTLLIFDEIQECEEALNSLKYFCEEAPQYHIIAAGSLLGVAVKRRRMTVPVGKVRVMRMYPVSFREFLRVSDEQTFEYVEGIESPTHLPEIILNKLKLEYRRYMICGGMPEAVVAMLNNQGMQSVDDVLQGILDLYELDFAKYAEPREIPRIRAIWHSLPSQLGKENRKFIFKVIKTGARSKDYEDSLLWLEDAGMIYRINNVSKPGMPLKAYEEPDAFKVYACDCGLLRQLAHLPASTIMDSSSNYTEFKGAMAENAVLQSLMPMMNNQMPHYWSPDSKAELELLIQWKDEIIPIEVKAENCISGRSLSVYNDKYHPLHRIRFSFLNLQSNGGLLSCPSPLAEWFWKWI